GATCAGCGTCCACTCTTTCAACTAAAGAAGCAGTGAGCCCCTACTGTGGGCCAAGCACTATTCCCAGCAGTGAGCGGAAAGAACCAGgttccctgccctcctggggctGACACAGAACtcaggaataaatgaataaagatcaTTTCAGAGTGGTAAGTGCCAGAGAGAAAATGAGGTGACATATGTGTGCAGCAAGGGGCAGGGCACTTCTTCAAGTGACtggccagggaaggcctctcCCAGGAGGTGACGTTTGAACACAACTGTGAATGAGGTCGTTGGCTGTGTGATGACCATGGGATAGAACGCTATTCCCAAAGATAGGAAGAAGGCCAATATAGTTTATGAAGATGAAGAATGGAAGTTTCTAGGTAGAAATTGGCAGAGACTTATGGGCTGTGATAAGATGTAAGGAAGCGGTAGCTACTGCCAGTAGAACTTTTTGCCAGTCATGAGTCTGTGGCAAAAATGCCaccttaaggggcgcctgggtggctcggtgggttaagcctctgcttttggctcaggtcatgatcctggtattgagtcccacatccggctctctgctcggcagggggcctgcttccctccctctctctctgcctacttgtgatctccctttgtcaaataaataaataaaatcttttaaaaaaaatgccacctTAAGATCTGGAGACCAGACTCCATTTCCAGCTAACCATGATGCCCAGTGTCCATCTCGCCAATGCTGTAAAGTCTCAGGGTGGGCCCTGGGTCCCCAGCTGGGCAGAGAAGGCATGCTCCTGCATCTGGCACGGTTGACTTTTACTGACATgagggtaggggtgcctggacTCTGGAAAGCTGTGGAAACAGGACAGATCTGGAAAGGTGGTCCATAGTGCAAAGATGGATTAGGTCTGGGAAGCTCATTCCTCCTTTTTCTGCAGAAATTCAAAGAGCTCAGGACAAGGCTTCCCTCTTGAAAAAGCTCTGGATCCGAGGTAGGCGTCCAGCCTCCCTACTCCGCCACTGGGAGCCCCAGTTGGGATGTGGTTGGCACAAGGTAGGCTGAGGCACTGGGCTGCCAGTGTGGGGCAGGTCTCGGACAGTCCCTGGTTCtagtcccagctctgctcctATTGCCTCACAAGTAATAATACATCTCTTTGGGTTGTTGGAGGCATCGATGCAATAATGTATCTCAATTGCTTAGGCACATAGAAGAGCTATAAAACCGTAGCCCTTATTAtgaatagggaaactgaggcagaggaagCCCAACCAGGAAGTCTTGTGGCCTGTGTTCTAGCTAGTTCAGGCAATTCCTTGCCTATCTCTAGGCCTTAGTTGTCCTATCCATACAGTGGGGAGCTGGCCCTCCAAAACTCTAAAGGCTCTGCCATCCTGAGACTGTGTCTGGTTGCAAATCTCCAGACAGGGCTAGCTGCTCCTGCCATGATCCTTTTACCCTGCCTGTCCCCACTCCTTGGCCCTGCCCCAGAGAAAATGCCCAGGTGCCACTCCAGAATGAACCAGCCTCAAAGCTGCCTCCTGACCTATGAACACAGTTTCGATAATCGCTTTCTGCCTGGGAGGGCCCTTTCTCTGAagcccttccaaaaccctcacaGGAATGCTAGGAAGTGGGTGTTGGTTCTCATCCCCTTTTACTGATGATGAAATGGGCTGAGGGAAAGGGAACAAACTTGCCCTAAGTCCCTCTGCTGGAAAACGATGGAGGAATTAGGAATCGGAATCCCAGTCTGGCTGACTTCAGACCAAAGGAAAGAGGACACGTTGCTGAAGCTCAGGCTGGAGGGGATGTGTGCCCCGGGGCTCGAAGAACCATGGGCAGCATGGGGCAAAGGCAGAAGAAGCGGACACTTGGTCTGATAGCAGACTTTATTCAGACAGTGGAGACCTGCCCTCCTCAGGTCTTTGGAACTGGTAGAGCCCTTCCTCCTGGAGGATACCCAACCTGGCGCCCAGAAAACCCTAGTTGGCAAGGACAGGTCCAGAACAGGAGCAGTGGACCTGAAACACCCCAGCACCAGGCTGGATGACGGAGCAGTGGACCTGAGACACCCCAGCACCAGGCTGGATGACGGATTCTCGCTCACACCTGGTGCTCTTTGGGCAGCTCCTGGCTCTCCTGGgagccctgctgctctgcctcctccctcctgggtgGTCCTCGAAGCCACTCATCAGTGGTTATGACAAATTATGACAAAGGATGCCCAAGGATCAGTGTTCAAAGGAAAAGTACAAAGGTAATGGCCAAGCAGTCCTCTGCCCCCAGGGAAGGGGGGAGTGTGGGCGGCAGCTCAGGGCCTAGGCCAGGCCCCTGACATGCACACTGGGGGGGTCTGTGATGCCCAGCTCCTCCCGTAGAGCTCTCAGGGGCTGCTCCCAGCGCCGCTCGTAGTACAGGTTGAGGACACACGGGGCTCTGCGCCCATTCTGAACCGCCCATGGGATGAGCTCTGACACCAGCACTCTCAGGCTCCTGTGGGgcagcagaggaaaaaagacataAGGTCCACAGGGCCGGGTGTGCTGTACGCCCAGAAGTTGATGTGCATTTTCTGCCTTCAAAAACACCTTAAAAGGAAGGTAGTTATTATCCCCAGcagcaaatgaggaaacagaaactcaggTAAAATCTTGTGCCCCAAATCACCCATTTTGAATATGCCAAAGCTCAGATTTAAACAAGGGCTACCTAACTCCAGGAACTAACACTGGAtttgccaccccctcccccattccatgTTCTGACCCGACACTGAGGCCTGGCCCAGGAGACCCTAGAGTCCTGTGAAACATCGAGGCTTCCCTCATTGCCCTGGAGACCCTGCGCCAGGCCAGCTGTTCCCTCCTGCCCCGGTATTTCTACCCTGGCTTTCTGGAGAACCACCGGGGCTGCTCGGGAAGGCTGCATGCTTGTCCCATTTCCTGGAGCCCGGCTCCTCTGAGCTCTCCCTCAACCCCTCGCCACCTGAGCACTTACTGGGCACTGAGTCGGATCGGTCCAAAGAGGGCACCCAGGATGCACATGGGCAGGCCGGTCTGGACAGCCTCAAACCACTTCACCACGATCTCCCCTGGGGGCAGGGCgagggacggggtgggggtgaggagaggcCATGGTGCTCCCGCAAGGACAGAGCAAAGCATCTGCTCCTCTTTGCTCTCTCTTGTGCCCAGGCCTAGCCCCTGCTGGGCTTTGGGTGAAGGAGAGGGTCCAAGGAAGAGCAGGAGATAAGGGCTGGGAAGGAAGCTTGGGCTCAGAGCGCAGAAGACTCCAAAAGCCAGGCTGAGAAGTCCAGGGTGGTTCCTATAGGCCGTAGGAGGTGTGGCAGGtttgagagcagggagcccgatgcttgGATGCTGCATCGGCTCAGGAACCACAGAGGCAGTGGAACAGAGGGGGACGCATGGCACAGATGCTACCAAGATGTTCAGAAAGCGGAGAATGAGGCACTGAGCCGGCTGACTGGTGGGTGTCAGACCCAGGGCGACAGGCTGGCTAgcaccctgtcccccaccccccggccccaaGGCCGCCAGGGGTCACCACTCACCCAGGATGTTGGTGGGCATCCCCAGCAGGGTGTGGAGCATGTCGTGGATCTCCCGGTACCGCTGGATCACATAGGCCAGCTCCTCATCATCCACGAATCGGGTGGGTGCTCGGGTATCTGGGGAGACCCTCTGACAACCGTGAACCTCCCCTAGATCTCCTCCCAACTGTTCCCAAGCCCAAACTAGCCAGCCTCTCCTCTCCTAGCCAGCCTCCACTCCCACCCAACCCATACCATGGATGGTTTCTGCCCACACAGGCCAAGCGGGGATGAGTCCTCAGGTAGGGAACATAGTGGCAGACACCCCCATGGCCTACCCTGACACACATAATGTCCAAGCCTGTTGGAATTTATGGCAAAACAGCTCCAGGCAGTAGGGGGAAGCAATGGGGGCTTAAGGGGATAAGGTTTCGGTTTTACAAGACGGAAAAGCTCCGGAGGTTGGTTTCACAGCAATGTGAATATAtctaacactactgaactgtccGCTGGAGATGGTTAAGatgacaactcttttttttttttttttttaaggtaaactctacccccagcatggggctagaactcacaaccctgagatcaagagtcacacattcgtCTGACTGGGTCAGCCAGGCCCCCCTGAGATGACAACTCTTGTATTACGTTACCTTACACCattattgtgtcttttttttaaccacaagtaaaagtaaaatggggagaaaaaggaattaagaaCTTTCCAAGGCccctgatactttttttttttttaagattttatttatgtatttgatagagagggatcacaagtagatagagaggcaggcagagagagagagagggaagcagactccctgctgagcagagagcccaatgcgggactcgatcccaggatcccgagatcatgacctgagctaaaggcagcagcttaacccactgagccacccaagtgcccgatactttcttttttaaagatttaagtgtgggggggggcagtgcctgggtggctcagtcggttgagcatctgccttgggctcaggtcataattctggggaactgggatcgagtcctacacgggttccctgctcagtggggagtctgctgctccctcacccaaataaataaaatttatttatatatttgagagagagagagagagagaaagagatggcgggtgcacacacagggagagagagggagagggagaatcccaagtagactctgtgctgagtgtggagcccaacacaggactcgatcccaggaccctgagatcacaacctgagccaaaaccaaggtcagacacttaaatgactgtgccaccaaggtgtccctaatttttttaagtaatctctatacccaaggggggggcttgaactcataaccccaagatcaagagtcacattttcCACTGACTGAGCGAGCAGGATGCCCCAGCCTCGATCCTTCCCATGAGCTGTTCCCAGCCTAGGGTGCTCTCCCCCACCAGCCACAGCTTCACCTTGACAATGCCTacctgtcctttcttttcttttttatcttaaagattttacttatttgacagagagagagagaaatcacaagtaggcagagagaggggggaagcaggctccctgctgagcagagagcccgatgcagggcttgatccctggaccctgaggtcatgacccgagccgaaggcagaggcttaacccactgagccacccaggcactcccacctGTTCTTTCTGACTCGCCTTAAGTGTCCCCACTGCAGGGAGGCAGTCCGTGACCCTCAGACTGCTCAGGTCCACATTACTGTCTCATGTAGTGTTCCATGCCTTGTGATGTGCAGTGCACGTGGCCCTCTTCTAGACCTGGACTTTCCACTATGGCAGCCACTCACCCCAAGTGGCCACTGAGCCTGGAAATGGGATAGCTTCAACCTAGCTATGCCATGGTAGGCATCAAATGCACACCGGGTTTCAAAGACTTGATGTGAAGAGAACAATGAAATCTCAGTAATTTAGAAACAGTGATAACATGTTGAAATGACTGTATGGTCAGTAcgctgggttaaaaaaaaaaataggctattaacgtgtttctttttgcttttaccGAAGTGGCTAACAACAGACTGGAAGTGACCTATCGGCTTGTGGTCGCTTTCTGTGAGCAGTGCTGTAGCGGCCTTGAGGCTGCCCACGGCTGCTGGCTGCTTTGTTCACTGCTAGACTGCCAGGGACTTTTCTGACCCCAGGAAGGGATGTCAACAGTCTCTCTGTGACCCGCCCACTGCCTCTCTGAGTCCTCAGCAGCACCCATGCAGAACAGGAGCAGCCTAGTGTTCTTGTCCCCAAGCATGGTGTCAGCCTGTCCAGAGCCCAAAGGATTTGGTGGTTTCGGGCTGTTGGCTCAGTGCCTTCGTCTGTGGTCTGTGATCTCACTGGGTCCCGGTTCCTAATTTCTTCTCCAGGGAGTTCTACATGCCGTGTGAAGCTGAGGGTGATCAGAGTGACAGCAGTGACATTTAcagagtacctactatgtgccagcacTCTATGAAGTCCTTCACATATGTCATCATAAGGCATCCTCACAACCATCTGGGGGGTAGACACTTTAGGATCCTCAGTTAAAGATAAGAAagatgaggttcagagaagttgaGTGAGTTGCCCAATATCACAGAGCTAAGCAAGTGGCTGAATCAGGATTTGAAACAAAGTCAACTGGATTCCAAAGCCAACAGCCTTAACATCCATTAATTATAAGCCACACAAGTGCCCTGGAAGATAAACATTAGGTCCCCTGCCTTCAGATAAGGAATAGGAAGCTCAAAGAAGTCCACTGATCTGCCCAGGGCCATAAAGCTGAGAAGAGAGGTAGGTTCTAATGCAGGCTACTCTTAACTTCAGAGCCTATGCCCATAATCTTGATGCCACAAGATGACCATACCCCCTACCAATGACAGCCTCAGAGAGGGTGGCCTTACCTTGAACTCTGATCTCAACCTCTGCTGGGACAAAGGTGTTCCTTcacattctgtgggctgctggtTTCAGTGCCCTACAAGTGTCACAATCTCTATGGCTATTATCACAACTAGTGCTGAGACTGGGCAGGGCGCCCAGGGAGGCCCTGGCTGTCCCATCCCCTCCACAGTAACAAGAGGAAAGACTCTGGGGACTTCAGAAGAAGGCGGCCACCCTGGTGGGTTTCCCATGGATGAAGTAACTTGCTTCCTGATGAAATCCAAGGAGATGGTAGGAAATGAGGCAGGAGCAAGTGTCGGAGAGTATGGGGAGCAGATTATTATCTCAAGGACAAATCTAGAGCAGTAGCTTCT
This is a stretch of genomic DNA from Mustela lutreola isolate mMusLut2 chromosome 12, mMusLut2.pri, whole genome shotgun sequence. It encodes these proteins:
- the COQ4 gene encoding ubiquinone biosynthesis protein COQ4 homolog, mitochondrial, whose protein sequence is MATLLRSALRPLPALGGPRGPAADVPLRGVRHGAGLLYPGHIPTSPLQKALLAAGSAGMALYNPYRHDMVAVLGETTGHCALKVLRDQMRKDAEGAEILRERPRISLSTLDLDKLRSLPEGSLGQEYLRFLDVNRVSPDTRAPTRFVDDEELAYVIQRYREIHDMLHTLLGMPTNILGEIVVKWFEAVQTGLPMCILGALFGPIRLSAQSLRVLVSELIPWAVQNGRRAPCVLNLYYERRWEQPLRALREELGITDPPSVHVRGLA